A stretch of the Melanotaenia boesemani isolate fMelBoe1 chromosome 24, fMelBoe1.pri, whole genome shotgun sequence genome encodes the following:
- the LOC121635293 gene encoding uncharacterized protein LOC121635293, translating to MSAVRRSVSEAFWAMCVADSMSMPVHWYYNVQDIRRDFGGWISGYNSPADRHPSSILTLSNTAGSGRTAWSSGAKRADVVGSVILHDKLDLWKSSNGSVHYHRGLQAGDNTLNVLCSLRAARTLVAGRFADVSQPDARAAVLSDYIQFMTTPGSHADTYAESFHRSFFADWQDSRPTSPREVLMFAEKRSSHKLSSSFPDSQLDAIGCLPMILPFILLSASANEEQAVSAAVEFVKLTHPHPKVPEYVSIYSRALHAVLGGASIRQQAEHALRSLDAWETCQSYSRKATRFPASSEERLKVHQSAVNYLGLACYNKGALSSLFYLAHEFHDDPRGGILANTNCGGENCNRGAALGALLGAGAAYAGAGVPQEWKDQLRDGQELMPDILKKME from the exons ATGTCAGCTGTACGCCGCTCAGTGTCCGAGGCGTTCTGGGCAATGTGTGTGGCGGACTCCATGTCCATGCCAGTCCACTGGTACTACAACGTCCAGGACATCAGGAGGGACTTTGGAGGATGGATTTCAGGCTACAACTCACCTGCAGACAGACACCCGTCCAGCATCCTGACCCTGTCCAACACCG CGGGTAGCGGTCGGACCGCCTGGTCTTCCGGGGCAAAGCGGGCTGACGTGGTTGGCAGCGTCATCCTTCATGATAAGTTGGACTTGTGGAAGTCCTCCAATGGTTCAGTCCACTACCACCGAG GTCTTCAGGCGGGGGACAACACGCTGAACGTCCTCTGTTCCCTCCGAGCAGCTCGGACACTCGTCGCTGGACGTTTCGCCGACGTTTCCCAACCGGATGCTCGAGCTGCCGTTCTGTCGGACTACATCCAGTTTATGACCACGCCCGGCTCGCACGCTGACACATACGCTGAGTCATTCCACCGCTCGTTCTTCGCCGACTGGCAGGACAGCAGACCGACCTCTCCCCGCGAG GTTCTGATGTTTGCAGAGAAGCGCTCCAGCCACAAACTGAGCTCCTCCTTCCCTGACAGCCAGCTGGACGCCATCGGCTGCCTTCCCATGATCCTCCCCTTCATCTTGCTGTCTGCCTCGGCCAATGAGGAGCAAGCG GTTTCAGCAGCTGTGGAGTTCGTGAAGCTCACCCATCCTCACCCCAAAGTTCCAGAGTACGTGTCGATCTACAGCCGGGCGCTGCACGCCGTGCTGGGCGGGGCCAGCATCCGCCAGCAGGCCGAGCATGCTCTGAGGAGTCTGGACGCCTGGGAGACCTGCCAGAGCTACAGCCGCAAGGCCACCAG GTTTCCTGCATCCTCCGAGGAGAGACTGAAGGTCCACCAGAGCGCTGTGAACTACCTCGGCCTGGCCTGCTACAACAAAG GAGCGTTGTCCAGCCTGTTCTACCTGGCTCACGAGTTCCACGACGACCCCAGAGGAGGGATCCTGGCCAACACTAACTGTGGAG GTGAAAACTGTAACCGTGGGGCCGCGCTCGGGGCCCTGCTAGGGGCCGGAGCTGCCTACGCTGGAGCCGGCGTCCCACAAGAGTGGAAAGATCAATTGAGAGACGGCCAGGAGTTGATGCCGGACATCCTGAAGAAGATGGAATGA
- the f7l gene encoding coagulation factor VII has translation MASICREAKSVFFLLLLINSIPACTGIPEGLFMDRPEASIFLHRTRRANFLLEEMRQGNLERECIEEKCSYEEAREIFALPQQLENFWRKYTAVDHCLSSPCKNGATCTRHIDSYICKCPPGFHGHNCDKVRSTFNGCRFRNGGCEHFCRELPDRSPSCFCAPGYGLDQDNNTCLPKESIVCGRPQINFAPRVVNGEICPKGHCPWQAVLNEHNAFTCGAIVLSDLWLLTAAHCIWQKPVAIFHVIVGKHDLKEIEKTEQQRRVLQVFIHPDYNTTTYDSDLALLKLFRPIKLNRYVMPICLPARNSTFTRTLATIRHSTVSGWGRLVQFGPSARFLQRLVLPKVPLQECRLHTNLSITRNMLCAGLKTGGSDTCQGDSGGPLVTRYKKTWFLTGVVSWGKGCAKENMYGVYAKVSNFLDWIEDTMTIG, from the exons ATGGCGTCTATCTGCAGAGAAGCGAAGAGCGTCTTCTTCTTACTACTCCTCATCAATTCTATCCCAGCATGCACTGGGATCCCAGAAG GACTGTTCATGGACAGACCTGAAGCCAGCATCTTCCTGCATCGCACTCGTCGGGCAAACTTTCTGCTGGAGGAGATGAGACAGGGAAACCTAGAGCGAGAATGTATCGAGGAGAAATGTTCCTACGAGGAGGCCAGAGAGATCTTTGCCCTGCCACAGCAGCTG GAGAACTTCTGGAGGAAGTACACAG cTGTAGATCACTGCTTATCGTCCCCCTGTAAGAACGGAGCAACCTGCACTCGTCACATCGACAGCTACATCTGCAAATGCCCTCCTGGTTTCCATGGACACAACTGTGATAAAG TGCGTTCAACCTTCAATGGCTGTCGCTTTAGAAATGGAGGGTGTGAACATTTCTGCAGAGAGCTTCCGGATCGTTCTCCCAGCTGTTTCTGTGCACCAGGATACGGTCTGGACCAGGACAACAATACCTGCCTGCCCAAAG AAAGCATCGTCTGTGGAAGACCACAGATAAATTTTGCCCCGAGAGTTGTTAACGGGGAGATCTGTCCCAAAGGACATTGTCCATGGCAG GCTGTGCTGAATGAACATAACGCGTTCACCTGCGGCGCCATCGTCCTGTCGGATCTGTGGCTTTTAACTGCAGCTCACTGCATTTGGCAGAAACCAGTCGCCATCTTCCATGTCATAGTGG GTAAACACGACCTTAAGGAGATCGAGAAGACGGAGCAGCAGCGCCGAGTGCTCCAGGTTTTTATCCACCCCGACTACAACACCACCACCTACGACAGCGACCTGGCCCTCCTGAAGCTTTTCCGACCCATCAAACTTAACCGCTACGTGATGCCCATTTGCCTGCCCGCCCGGAACAGCACCTTTACCCGAACGCTGGCCACCATCCGCCACTCCACGGTGTCCGGATGGGGCCGCCTGGTCCAGTTCGGCCCCTCTGCCAGATTCCTACAGCGCCTGGTGCTGCCGAAGGTCCCGCTGCAGGAGTGCCGCCTCCACACCAACCTCAGCATCACCAGGAACATGCTGTGCGCCGGGCTGAAGACGGGCGGCTCGGACACCTGCCAGGGGGACAGCGGCGGCCCGCTGGTCACGCGCTACAAGAAAACCTGGTTCCTGACAGGCGTGGTGAGCTGGGGGAAGGGGTGCGCCAAGGAAAACATGTACGGTGTCTACGCTAAAGTCAGCAACTTCCTGGACTGGATCGAGGACACAATGACCATCGGTTGA